The proteins below are encoded in one region of Rhinolophus sinicus isolate RSC01 linkage group LG07, ASM3656204v1, whole genome shotgun sequence:
- the DOK2 gene encoding docking protein 2 isoform X3: MRPTEASEKCRLRGSYTLRTGKSALELWGGPEPRAQLYYWPYRFLRRFGRDKVTFSFEAGRRCISGEGNFEFETRQGNEIFLALEEAIAAQKNSAPPGPQAQPAPVPAVLPRPESPYSRPHDSLPPPSPTAPVPTPRPPRGPEGEYAVPFDTVARNLGKSLRGMLAVHRQPLVDPLYDSIEDHPPSRPDHIYDEPEGVAVLSLYDSPQGPQGDAWRRQATGDRDPSGLLHIYPVGQDFPASGWPQGTEYDNVVLKKSPK; this comes from the exons ATGAGACCCACAGAAGCCAGTGAGAAGTGCCGGCTCCGAGGATCCTATACGCTCCGGACAGGAAAGAGTGCACTGGAGCTGTGGGGTGGCCCTGAGCCACGTGCCCAGCTGTACTACTGGCCCTACAGGTTCCTGCGACGCTTTGGGCGCGACAAG GTAACCTTTTCCTTTGAGGCAGGCCGACGCTGCATCTCTGGAGAGGGCAACTTTGAGTTTGAAACCCGGCAAGGCAACGAGATCTTTTTGGCCCTGGAAGAGGCCATTGCTGCCCAGAAGAACTCTGCTCCTCCTGGGCCCCAAGCCCAGCCAGCCCCAGTCCCTGCAGTGCTGCCCCGGCCAGAGAGCCCCTACTCCCGGCCCCATGACTCACTGCCACCACCTTCCCCCACTGCCCCAGTGCCCACCCCCCGGCCGCCGCGGGGCCCAGAGGGGGAATACGCAGTGCCCTTCGATACAGTGGCCCGTAACTTGGGAAAGAGCTTGAGGGGTATGCTGGCAGTCCATCGCCAACCCTTGGTCGACCCTCTATATGACAGCATTGAGGACCACCCGCCCTCAAGACCTGACCACATATATGATGAGCCCGAGGGAGTGGCCGTCCTGTCCTTGTATGACAGCCCCCAGGGCCCCCAGGGTGATGCCTGGAGGAGGCAGGCCACAGGTGACCGGGACCCCAGTGGCCTCCTGCACATCTACCCAGTGGGGCAGGACTTCCCTGCCTCTGGCTGGCCACAGGGAACCGAGTATGACAATGTTGTACTTAAGAAAAGTCCAAAGTGA
- the DOK2 gene encoding docking protein 2 isoform X1, with translation MEEVAVKQGFLYLQQQQTFGKKWRRFGAVLYGQSGCALARLELQEGPEKLRRGEANRKVIRLIDCLRVAEAGGEASSPRDTSAFFLETKERQYLLAAPTAECGDWVQSICLLAFPDRKKELSSSEGKGSQPCMEENELYSSTTTVAPCKEFAVTMRPTEASEKCRLRGSYTLRTGKSALELWGGPEPRAQLYYWPYRFLRRFGRDKVTFSFEAGRRCISGEGNFEFETRQGNEIFLALEEAIAAQKNSAPPGPQAQPAPVPAVLPRPESPYSRPHDSLPPPSPTAPVPTPRPPRGPEGEYAVPFDTVARNLGKSLRGMLAVHRQPLVDPLYDSIEDHPPSRPDHIYDEPEGVAVLSLYDSPQGPQGDAWRRQATGDRDPSGLLHIYPVGQDFPASGWPQGTEYDNVVLKKSPK, from the exons ATGGAAGAAGTGGCGGTGAAGCAGGGCTTCCTGTACCTTCAGCAGCAGCAGACTTTTGGAAAG AAATGGCGCCGGTTCGGAGCTGTGCTGTATGGACAGTCGGGCTGTGCCTTGGCGCGGCTGGAGCTCCAGGAGGGCCCGGAGAAGCTGCGCCGGGGAGAAGCTAACCGGAAGGTCATCCGCCTCATTGACTGTCTGCGGGTGGCTGAGGCCGGTGGGGAGGCCAGCAGCCCCCGGGACACCAGTGCCTTCTTCCTGGAGACCAAGGAGCGCCAGTACCTGCTGGCAGCCCCCACTGCCGAGTGTGGTGACTGGGTGCAGTCCATCTGCCTCCTGGCCTTCCCT GACCGGAAGAAGGAGCTGTCGAGCTCAGAGGGGAAGGGCAGCCAGCCCTGCATGGAGGAGAATGAACTATACAGCAGCACAACCACAG TGGCTCCCTGCAAGGAGTTTGCTGTGACCATGAGACCCACAGAAGCCAGTGAGAAGTGCCGGCTCCGAGGATCCTATACGCTCCGGACAGGAAAGAGTGCACTGGAGCTGTGGGGTGGCCCTGAGCCACGTGCCCAGCTGTACTACTGGCCCTACAGGTTCCTGCGACGCTTTGGGCGCGACAAG GTAACCTTTTCCTTTGAGGCAGGCCGACGCTGCATCTCTGGAGAGGGCAACTTTGAGTTTGAAACCCGGCAAGGCAACGAGATCTTTTTGGCCCTGGAAGAGGCCATTGCTGCCCAGAAGAACTCTGCTCCTCCTGGGCCCCAAGCCCAGCCAGCCCCAGTCCCTGCAGTGCTGCCCCGGCCAGAGAGCCCCTACTCCCGGCCCCATGACTCACTGCCACCACCTTCCCCCACTGCCCCAGTGCCCACCCCCCGGCCGCCGCGGGGCCCAGAGGGGGAATACGCAGTGCCCTTCGATACAGTGGCCCGTAACTTGGGAAAGAGCTTGAGGGGTATGCTGGCAGTCCATCGCCAACCCTTGGTCGACCCTCTATATGACAGCATTGAGGACCACCCGCCCTCAAGACCTGACCACATATATGATGAGCCCGAGGGAGTGGCCGTCCTGTCCTTGTATGACAGCCCCCAGGGCCCCCAGGGTGATGCCTGGAGGAGGCAGGCCACAGGTGACCGGGACCCCAGTGGCCTCCTGCACATCTACCCAGTGGGGCAGGACTTCCCTGCCTCTGGCTGGCCACAGGGAACCGAGTATGACAATGTTGTACTTAAGAAAAGTCCAAAGTGA
- the DOK2 gene encoding docking protein 2 isoform X2: MEEVAVKQGFLYLQQQQTFGKDRKKELSSSEGKGSQPCMEENELYSSTTTVAPCKEFAVTMRPTEASEKCRLRGSYTLRTGKSALELWGGPEPRAQLYYWPYRFLRRFGRDKVTFSFEAGRRCISGEGNFEFETRQGNEIFLALEEAIAAQKNSAPPGPQAQPAPVPAVLPRPESPYSRPHDSLPPPSPTAPVPTPRPPRGPEGEYAVPFDTVARNLGKSLRGMLAVHRQPLVDPLYDSIEDHPPSRPDHIYDEPEGVAVLSLYDSPQGPQGDAWRRQATGDRDPSGLLHIYPVGQDFPASGWPQGTEYDNVVLKKSPK, encoded by the exons ATGGAAGAAGTGGCGGTGAAGCAGGGCTTCCTGTACCTTCAGCAGCAGCAGACTTTTGGAAAG GACCGGAAGAAGGAGCTGTCGAGCTCAGAGGGGAAGGGCAGCCAGCCCTGCATGGAGGAGAATGAACTATACAGCAGCACAACCACAG TGGCTCCCTGCAAGGAGTTTGCTGTGACCATGAGACCCACAGAAGCCAGTGAGAAGTGCCGGCTCCGAGGATCCTATACGCTCCGGACAGGAAAGAGTGCACTGGAGCTGTGGGGTGGCCCTGAGCCACGTGCCCAGCTGTACTACTGGCCCTACAGGTTCCTGCGACGCTTTGGGCGCGACAAG GTAACCTTTTCCTTTGAGGCAGGCCGACGCTGCATCTCTGGAGAGGGCAACTTTGAGTTTGAAACCCGGCAAGGCAACGAGATCTTTTTGGCCCTGGAAGAGGCCATTGCTGCCCAGAAGAACTCTGCTCCTCCTGGGCCCCAAGCCCAGCCAGCCCCAGTCCCTGCAGTGCTGCCCCGGCCAGAGAGCCCCTACTCCCGGCCCCATGACTCACTGCCACCACCTTCCCCCACTGCCCCAGTGCCCACCCCCCGGCCGCCGCGGGGCCCAGAGGGGGAATACGCAGTGCCCTTCGATACAGTGGCCCGTAACTTGGGAAAGAGCTTGAGGGGTATGCTGGCAGTCCATCGCCAACCCTTGGTCGACCCTCTATATGACAGCATTGAGGACCACCCGCCCTCAAGACCTGACCACATATATGATGAGCCCGAGGGAGTGGCCGTCCTGTCCTTGTATGACAGCCCCCAGGGCCCCCAGGGTGATGCCTGGAGGAGGCAGGCCACAGGTGACCGGGACCCCAGTGGCCTCCTGCACATCTACCCAGTGGGGCAGGACTTCCCTGCCTCTGGCTGGCCACAGGGAACCGAGTATGACAATGTTGTACTTAAGAAAAGTCCAAAGTGA